TCGTAATGCCGACAACGTCCGCCTCCTGAAACGCATCCGAGCCGATGACGCTCGTGGCCACTTGCCCGGTAAAGACGACGAGCGGCAGCGAATCCATCATCGCGTCGGTCAACCCGGTGACGATGTTGGTCGCTCCCGGGCCGGAGGTGGCGATGACGACCCCTGGTTTTCCAGAAATGCGCGCATATCCTTCCGCCGCATGGATGGCCCCTTGCTCATGCCGCGTCAGCACGTGGAACACGCCGGCTTTATACAACTCGTCATACAGCGGGAGCACCGCCCCCCCCGGATAGCCGAAGATGACTTCGACTTTTTCTTCCTTGAGCGCTTCAATGAGCATCAGCGACCCGCTCATTCTCGCCTTCGTCCTCGCTTTTTCTTGTTCCTCGACTTTCATTTTTGTCATCGTCGATCCTCCCTGTGATTTGTCATCCATATAAAAAACCTTTCCGCCCACGATGGCTGTCATTTCCAGCCAAAGGGGCGAAAAGGTTTCCTTTCCGCGGTACCACCCTTCTTCACGGCCGTGACGGCCGCCTCAGGAGCGGCCAGCCGAAGCCGGCCGCTCATTTTGGTAACGAGTGAAGCGCGCGTCTCCACTCGTCCAGCCCTACTAGCCGTCCGGCGTTCAGGCTGGCGCTCAGAGGTGAGTTCATCAAGCGGCAACATCACCGGTTCGCAGCTCCCCCGGCTCTCTGTGGATGTTGACCCCGCTGACTACTTATCCTCGTCAACGCTTTTTCGCTATCCACTTGTCATGGACGATCAACCGACATTGGCGTTCGTCGGATACACCTTTACTCCTTCGACGACCACGCGGCGGCGAAATTCTTCAAGCAACCGCTTGGTATGCGGTCCCGGCGTCCCGTCGCCGATCGTCCGGCCATCGACTTTAATGACCGAAATGACTTCGGCCGCCGTCCCCGTCAAAAACACTTCATCCGCGACATAGACATCATGGCGGGTAAACGGCTCCTCTTTCACCGTATAGCCGAGATCCTCCGCGATTTCGATGATCGCTTGACGCGTAATGCCTTCAAGCGCCCCGACATACCCAGGCGGTGTGTAAATGACGCCGTTTTTGATGATGAAAACATTGTCTCCCGAACCTTCCGCGACATAGCCTTGATCGTTTAAGATCAGCGCTTCGCTTACGTTCGCCAAATGCGCCTCGATTTTGACAAGCACATTGTTTAGGTAGTTGAGCGATTTGACTTTCGGGCTCAGCACATCAGAGCGGTTGCGGCGCGTCGCCACTGTCACCACTTCGATGCCGGTTTCATATAAATGTTTCGGGAAGAGCGCGAGCGGCTCGACGATAATCACGATTTGCGGCGTTTTGCATTTGTACGGATCCAGTCCTAAATCGCCGACCCCGCGCGAAACGACCAGGCGGATGTATGCATCTTGATAGCCGTTGCGGCGGATCGTTTCGAGCACGTGGCCAATCATTTCTTCCTTCGTGTACGGAATGTCGAGCAAAATCGACTTCGCTGAATTGTATAGCCGATCTATATGTTCTTCGAGGCGGAATACGTTGCCGCTATAGACGCGAATGCCTTCAAATACCCCGTCGCCATACAAAAATCCATGGTCATACACGGAAATTTTGGCGTTTTCTTTTGTCACAAATTCTCCGTTTAAAAAGATCCATTGTTCGCCCACTTCGGTTCCCCTCTTCCTTGATCAGTCAGCAGTTGCTTTGAACGGCTCGATCATTGTATTGAGTCGTTTCTCTTATTTGAAAATTATAATAATCCGAAACCTTTGCGCCGTCAATAACGTTTTTTGAAAATTCCGATTGGTCAAACTATTTGAATGCGCTTACATTATGATAGAATCAAGGTTTTGCCGATATAAAAAAATTTTTTCTTTCTTTGCCGTCTCATAGAAAACGCGCCCTTGAGCGCAGTTCGCTCCTCATTCGATATGAACATAACGGGCTCAAGGCGCGCTCATTTTTCTGATAGAAAAGATCCGTAAGCAACGTTCGCTTCTCACTCGGACATGAAAATGACGAATCAAAACGATGCGCCTTTTTCCACTTCATCTCCCCAAAACGAAAAAAGGCGGCCCAAACACAGGCCCCCTTTCCAAACACGCTATATGGCACTTCCATTTTGAAAGCGAACCTGTTGAAGCGGCCTTGCTTACCGTAAAAAAGCTGGCGGTTTTGCCGGCTTAGATAGAAAACGTTTGTTCCATTTTGAGAATAGGCTGTCCATCCACTTCATAAAACTGGACGTGCGCCCGTCCGCTGTCGACCGTCAGCACCGCGTACGTTTTTTCTTTTCTTCCGCGCGGCAAGGCGATGCTGCCGGGATTGATGAACAGCAACCCATCGATTTGTTCAGCACCGGCCAAATGCGAGTGGCCGAAACAAACGACGTGAGCCCCTGTTTCTTGTGCGCGATAGGATAAACGCAAAAGCGACGTTTTCACCCCGTATAAATGGCCGTGGGTGACAAACAACCGAACGCCGCCCACCTCTTCGATGCGCTCAGCAGGAAACGCGGCGAAATCGCAGTTGCCGCGTACGACGGCAAACGGGGCAATCTCGTCCGCCCCCACCTCCAACTCCGAGTCGCCGCAATGGATAAACAAATCCGCTTCATGGCGATGACGGTTGACAATTGCAGCAAGTTCGGCAGTCAGCCCATGGCTGTCGCTCACAATCACCGCCTTCATTCCGTCCGCCCCTTTCCACCGACGATCTCCTCCCACTGCTCATCGAGCTTCGTCAGCGCCTTGGCGCGATGACTGATTTGATTTTTTTCCTCGGGCGCAAGCTCCGCCATCGTTTTTCCCCGCTCCGGAAGGTAAAAAACCGGATCATAGCCAAAGCCCCCCTCCCCACGCGGCGCTTCGGCGATATAACCATCGCATGTCGCTTCGACAACGGCGGTCGGCCGCCCTGGGATCGCGACGGCGAGCGCACAATGAAAACGAGCCGTGCGCTGCTCCATCGGCACCCCGTCAAGCTCGCGAAGCAGCTTGGCGATGTTGCGTGCATCGTTTTTATCTTCCCCGGCATAACGGGCCGAATGAACGCCCGGCCGGCCGCCGAGCGCATCGACCACGAGCCCGGAATCATCGGCGATCACCGGCCGCTTTAGACGCCGCGACGCCGCTTCTGCTTTGAGCACGGCATTTTCCGCAAACGTGCTTCCCGTTTCTGCGACATCCGGAGCGTCCGGAAAGTCAAGCAGCGATTTCACTTCGACGCCCCGCTTGGCAAACAAAGCGGCGAACTCGCGCACTTTGCCAGCGTTTTTGGTCGCGATGACAATCTCCTTCACTCTGTGTCCTCCTCTGCCGCTTCTTTTTTTTCGCCGATGCGCGCCGCCCACTCGCCCAATGCGCGGCGCTGAACGGCGATGAGCTGCTCGATGCCTATTTGCGCCGCTTCAAGCAATTCATCGAGCTCGGCGCGTGAAAAAACCGCTTCCTCTCCGGTCCCTTGAATCTCAACAAATTGACCGGCTCCGGTCATGACGACGTTCATATCCACTTTCGCCCGCGCATCCTCGTTGTAATCTAAATCAAGAATCACCCCATGCTCCGGATCGATGCCGACCGAGGTAGCGGCGAGAAAATCGCGGATCGGAAGCGCCTCGAGCCTCCCTTCTTCCACCAGTTTGGCAAGCGCCAACACAAGCGCCACATACGCACCGGTGATCGACGCCGTCCGCGTTCCGCCATCCGCCTGAATGACGTCGCAATCGATCCAAATGGTCCGCTCACCAAGCTGTTCAAGATCAACAACCGAGCGAAGCGCACGGCCGATTAAGCGCTGAATTTCCATCGTCCGCCCCGACACTTTTCCTTTGCTCGCTTCCCTCACATTCCGCTGCTCTGTCGCCCGCGGCAGCATCCCATATTCGGCCGTAATCCATCCTTTGCCGCCGCCGCGCATAAACGACGGCACTTTCTCTTCGACCGTCGCCGTGCAAATGACTTTCGTGTCGCCGACTTCAATGAGCACCGACCCTTCAGCGTGCTTCATGTAATGCGGGTGTATATGTACAGGGCGCAGCTCGCAACTGCTTCGTCCGTCCGCTCTCATCAACTGAGTCCTCCTTTTCTCCATCTTCAACGGAATGCCAGACGCCGCATTTCTTTCCACCTAGCGAAAAAAAGAAAGAGGCGGAATACGTTTCCACCTCTTTGTTATACCATAACGTCCTATTCGTTTCCAGCCTGTCAGCACCAACCGGTTAAAATGTCCCGGTATTGACGTTTTGCGGCCGAGCGACCGGTTTGGTGAGCGGCTTGCCGTCTTCCGTGACAAGATTGGCTTTGCCATTGACTGTGATCGCCACGCTTTCGACTCCTTTTTGCTCAGTGAGCGACAAAACGAGGGAATTCAACACGACGTCGGAAATGACATTTTTCTTGTTGCTTCCATAAATGCCTTCGTTAAAGTTGAGCGTCACTTTGCCATCCTCATATTTCGGGGCATCGACAAGCTTCGCGTCCGGCTGAAAGACGCCGACAAGCCCGCTCCCTTGCTCTGGTCCTTGAATCAGTTCGTTGACGGCCGCGGCAATATCATCTTTCTCCTTATTGGACACACGCCGTGTCACCGGCACATAGTATGTGCTGTTCCCTTGTTGGGCGACAAAATAAACGGTGACTGGATGCGTATTCGTAA
Above is a window of Geobacillus thermoleovorans DNA encoding:
- the ilvE gene encoding branched-chain-amino-acid transaminase, producing the protein MGEQWIFLNGEFVTKENAKISVYDHGFLYGDGVFEGIRVYSGNVFRLEEHIDRLYNSAKSILLDIPYTKEEMIGHVLETIRRNGYQDAYIRLVVSRGVGDLGLDPYKCKTPQIVIIVEPLALFPKHLYETGIEVVTVATRRNRSDVLSPKVKSLNYLNNVLVKIEAHLANVSEALILNDQGYVAEGSGDNVFIIKNGVIYTPPGYVGALEGITRQAIIEIAEDLGYTVKEEPFTRHDVYVADEVFLTGTAAEVISVIKVDGRTIGDGTPGPHTKRLLEEFRRRVVVEGVKVYPTNANVG
- a CDS encoding metallophosphoesterase family protein, with the protein product MKAVIVSDSHGLTAELAAIVNRHRHEADLFIHCGDSELEVGADEIAPFAVVRGNCDFAAFPAERIEEVGGVRLFVTHGHLYGVKTSLLRLSYRAQETGAHVVCFGHSHLAGAEQIDGLLFINPGSIALPRGRKEKTYAVLTVDSGRAHVQFYEVDGQPILKMEQTFSI
- a CDS encoding XTP/dITP diphosphatase; this translates as MKEIVIATKNAGKVREFAALFAKRGVEVKSLLDFPDAPDVAETGSTFAENAVLKAEAASRRLKRPVIADDSGLVVDALGGRPGVHSARYAGEDKNDARNIAKLLRELDGVPMEQRTARFHCALAVAIPGRPTAVVEATCDGYIAEAPRGEGGFGYDPVFYLPERGKTMAELAPEEKNQISHRAKALTKLDEQWEEIVGGKGRTE
- the rph gene encoding ribonuclease PH — protein: MRADGRSSCELRPVHIHPHYMKHAEGSVLIEVGDTKVICTATVEEKVPSFMRGGGKGWITAEYGMLPRATEQRNVREASKGKVSGRTMEIQRLIGRALRSVVDLEQLGERTIWIDCDVIQADGGTRTASITGAYVALVLALAKLVEEGRLEALPIRDFLAATSVGIDPEHGVILDLDYNEDARAKVDMNVVMTGAGQFVEIQGTGEEAVFSRAELDELLEAAQIGIEQLIAVQRRALGEWAARIGEKKEAAEEDTE